A genomic segment from Diospyros lotus cultivar Yz01 chromosome 5, ASM1463336v1, whole genome shotgun sequence encodes:
- the LOC127801587 gene encoding LOB domain-containing protein 18-like, translating to MNPRSRCGACVVLNRGCHPQCIFAPYFRCESGTAHFATVREVYTIRNVVNLLTPLSGESAVISHILALQQQVSELQAYRAYLQDSLFAYYSSHPQLVPPFDPNFNWSSSPPTIPEATLPHPGETSSSQMPLLDDLDELGPVIFGHRRRP from the exons ATGAACCCCCGGTCTCGATGTGGTGCCTGTGTAGTCTTAAATAGAGGATGTCATCCACAGTGCATTTTTGCTCCTTATTTTCGTTGTGAGAGTGGTACTGCTCATTTTGCTACTGTTCGTGAAGTTTATACTATCAGAAATGTCGTCAACCTCTTGACTCCGCTTTCG ggtgagagtgcagtcataTCTCACATTCTTGCTCTTCAGCAACAGGTTAGTGAGCTGCAAGCCTATCgagcttatttgcaagattcacTATTCGCATATTATTCTTCGCATCCCCAACTTGTTcctccatttgatccaaatttcAACTGGAGCTCTAGTCCTCCCACCATCCCAGAGGCTACTCTACCTCACCCTGGCGAAACGAGCAGCAGCCAGATGCCGCTCTTGGATGACCTTGATGAGCTAGGTCCAGTCATCTTTGGCCACCGCCGACGTCCTTGA